In Acidovorax sp. GBBC 1281, a single window of DNA contains:
- a CDS encoding F0F1 ATP synthase subunit B, translating into MSINATLFVQAIVFLILVLFTMKFVWPPIAKALDERAQKIADGLAAADRAKSELTAVNQRVEKELAQTRNETASRIADAERRAQAIIDEAKARATEEGNKIVAAARADAEQQSIQAREALREQVAALAVKGAEQILRKEVNAGVHADLLNRLKTEL; encoded by the coding sequence GTGAGTATCAACGCGACCCTGTTCGTTCAGGCCATTGTCTTTCTGATCCTGGTGCTGTTCACGATGAAGTTCGTGTGGCCCCCGATCGCGAAGGCACTGGACGAGCGAGCCCAGAAAATCGCCGATGGCCTCGCTGCCGCCGACCGTGCCAAATCCGAATTGACCGCTGTGAACCAGCGCGTCGAGAAGGAACTGGCCCAGACGCGCAACGAAACGGCATCGCGTATTGCGGACGCCGAGCGCCGCGCTCAGGCCATCATCGACGAGGCCAAGGCCCGTGCGACCGAGGAAGGCAACAAGATCGTCGCCGCTGCCCGTGCCGATGCCGAGCAGCAGTCGATCCAGGCCCGTGAAGCCCTGCGCGAGCAGGTCGCTGCGCTGGCCGTCAAGGGCGCCGAGCAGATTCTCCGCAAGGAAGTCAATGCTGGCGTCCACGCCGACCTGCTGAACCGCCTGAAGACCGAGCTGTAA
- a CDS encoding ATP synthase subunit I, which translates to MKTNAPDHETEAEDSDFKPLSAEEAAQWRLRHPRISVWRIVWGQAFVGALAALVAWLVSGRPSVAWSTGYGALAVVIPAALFARGMARHQTSAGGAMAGLFGWELVKIAMTVAMLAAAPRLVPGLSWLALLAGMVVTMKTYWIALMVRPGVRKTD; encoded by the coding sequence ATGAAAACAAACGCTCCCGACCACGAAACTGAGGCTGAAGATTCCGACTTCAAGCCCCTGTCAGCCGAAGAGGCTGCGCAGTGGCGCCTCCGGCATCCGCGGATCTCCGTGTGGCGAATCGTCTGGGGGCAGGCATTCGTCGGAGCACTGGCTGCCCTGGTGGCATGGCTGGTTTCCGGCAGGCCCTCTGTGGCTTGGTCCACGGGATATGGCGCACTGGCGGTGGTGATTCCTGCGGCCTTGTTCGCGCGGGGCATGGCCCGGCATCAAACTTCCGCGGGAGGTGCGATGGCTGGCCTGTTCGGTTGGGAGTTGGTCAAGATTGCAATGACCGTTGCCATGCTGGCGGCGGCGCCCCGGCTGGTTCCGGGGCTGAGTTGGCTGGCATTGCTGGCCGGCATGGTAGTGACGATGAAAACGTACTGGATCGCCCTCATGGTGCGGCCCGGTGTCCGAAAAACCGATTGA
- the lipA gene encoding lipoyl synthase — protein MSTPEVVREAQTTAAYNPLAKQKAAAKLSRIPIKVEQGEVLKKPEWIRVKAGSPTTRFYEIKDILRENKLHTVCEEASCPNIGECFGKGTATFMIMGDKCTRRCPFCDVGHGRPDPLDKDEPLNLAKTIAQLRLKYVVITSVDRDDLRDGGSGHFVECIQHIRTLSPTTQIEILVPDFRGRDDRALEILKAAPPDVMNHNLETAPRLYKEARPGSDYQFSLNLLKKFKALHPGVPTKSGIMVGLGETDEEILQVMADMRAHDIDMLTIGQYLSPSNSHLPVRRYVHPDTFKMFEEKAYEMGFSHAAVGAMVRSSYHADQQAHAAGV, from the coding sequence ATGAGCACTCCTGAAGTCGTGCGCGAAGCGCAAACCACCGCTGCCTACAACCCGCTGGCCAAGCAGAAGGCAGCCGCCAAGCTGTCGCGCATTCCGATCAAGGTCGAGCAAGGCGAAGTGCTCAAGAAGCCCGAGTGGATCCGGGTGAAGGCGGGCAGCCCTACCACGCGCTTCTACGAGATCAAGGACATCCTGCGCGAGAACAAGCTGCACACGGTGTGCGAGGAAGCCAGTTGCCCCAACATCGGCGAATGCTTCGGCAAGGGAACGGCCACGTTCATGATCATGGGCGACAAGTGCACGCGCCGCTGCCCGTTCTGCGACGTGGGGCATGGCCGACCCGACCCACTGGACAAGGACGAGCCACTGAATCTGGCCAAGACCATTGCTCAGTTGCGGCTGAAGTACGTGGTGATCACCAGCGTGGACCGCGATGATCTGCGCGATGGCGGCAGCGGGCACTTCGTGGAGTGCATCCAGCACATCCGCACCCTCTCCCCCACCACCCAGATCGAGATCCTCGTGCCGGACTTCCGCGGACGGGATGACCGCGCGCTGGAGATCCTCAAGGCCGCGCCGCCCGACGTGATGAACCACAACCTGGAGACGGCGCCACGCCTGTACAAGGAAGCCCGGCCCGGCAGCGACTACCAGTTCAGCCTGAACCTGCTCAAGAAATTCAAGGCACTGCACCCTGGTGTTCCGACCAAGAGCGGCATCATGGTGGGCCTGGGCGAGACGGACGAGGAGATCCTCCAGGTCATGGCCGACATGCGTGCGCATGACATCGACATGCTGACCATCGGCCAGTACCTCTCGCCCTCCAACAGCCATCTGCCGGTGCGCCGCTATGTGCACCCAGACACGTTCAAGATGTTCGAGGAAAAAGCCTACGAAATGGGTTTCAGCCATGCGGCGGTGGGTGCGATGGTTCGCTCCAGCTACCACGCAGACCAGCAGGCGCACGCGGCCGGCGTGTAA
- the czcI gene encoding cation efflux protein, CzcI family, which produces MRRWLMILLLFAMPFQLSWAAAAGYCQHESNASASHFGHHEHHHVAATSASAQDADTPSDPLPGGPDNDCLTCHTCTVQPLAHTANVAATAGPAARPPSFTESYRSHVGGIPTRPAWPALA; this is translated from the coding sequence ATGCGCCGCTGGCTGATGATTCTTTTGCTTTTCGCGATGCCGTTCCAGCTGAGCTGGGCGGCCGCCGCAGGCTATTGCCAGCACGAAAGCAATGCCAGCGCCTCGCATTTCGGGCACCACGAACACCACCACGTCGCGGCCACCAGTGCGTCGGCACAAGACGCCGATACGCCTTCGGACCCCTTGCCGGGAGGTCCGGACAATGATTGCCTGACCTGCCACACCTGCACGGTGCAGCCCCTGGCCCATACCGCCAACGTAGCGGCCACGGCCGGTCCCGCCGCCCGGCCCCCGTCCTTCACCGAGTCCTATCGCTCCCACGTGGGAGGCATTCCCACGCGCCCTGCCTGGCCCGCGCTCGCCTGA
- a CDS encoding heavy metal sensor histidine kinase — protein MSPFPSSIQRRLSLWLALQTLIGLSVLCVSVYVVTAWNFRQKAQEELDQQARLASHLLNERSQGGGALSLQHKLEDYFSSHGNVSVSIGRDGAQVFRSTPATSGEWVWADHQVAPQDSGSPFNVRIGIDTTQDARLLRRLGGTLALAVVLGTLLVSLTGALLVRHGLRPLRKLAERTARITPDAASVPIDPLEFAQELRPWIVQFNALMARVEQAYSQSKAFNADVAHELRTPLANLIASAEVELARPRSAQDMQLLLVSNLEEIRRLSGIVADMLFLSRADRGESLRSRQPARLAEQACAVLEFHEALMEDAGLRGKVVGEATAAVDVPLVRRALSNLLGNAIRYAAKESTIVVAIRPWGDGAEIAVENEGPRIAPEALDRLFERFYRATSARDGSDQHHGLGLAIVDAIARMHGGKTFASSTAQVTRIGFTVSAPPAESPATS, from the coding sequence ATGAGTCCTTTTCCGTCATCGATACAGCGCCGGCTGTCCCTCTGGCTGGCCCTGCAGACGCTGATCGGCCTCAGCGTGCTCTGCGTCTCCGTCTATGTCGTCACGGCGTGGAATTTTCGACAGAAGGCGCAGGAGGAGCTGGATCAGCAGGCACGACTGGCATCCCATCTGCTGAACGAGCGCAGCCAAGGTGGCGGGGCGCTGTCCTTGCAGCACAAGCTGGAGGATTACTTTTCCTCCCATGGCAACGTGAGCGTGTCCATCGGCCGCGATGGCGCGCAGGTGTTCCGCTCCACCCCGGCCACTTCGGGCGAATGGGTCTGGGCCGATCACCAGGTGGCGCCGCAAGACAGCGGCTCCCCCTTCAACGTGCGCATCGGCATCGACACGACGCAGGACGCGCGCCTTCTGCGCCGGCTGGGCGGGACGTTGGCCTTGGCCGTGGTGCTGGGCACGCTGCTGGTCTCGCTGACGGGGGCGCTGCTCGTGCGCCATGGCCTTCGGCCGCTGCGCAAGTTGGCGGAGCGAACCGCCCGCATCACGCCGGACGCTGCCAGTGTGCCCATTGATCCTCTTGAATTCGCCCAGGAGCTTCGTCCCTGGATCGTGCAATTCAATGCGCTCATGGCCCGGGTCGAACAGGCCTATTCGCAGTCCAAGGCCTTCAATGCCGATGTGGCCCACGAGTTGCGCACGCCCCTGGCGAACCTCATTGCCTCGGCGGAGGTCGAGCTGGCCCGCCCTCGCTCCGCCCAGGACATGCAGTTGCTGCTGGTGTCGAACCTGGAAGAGATCCGGCGGCTCTCAGGCATCGTGGCCGACATGTTATTTCTGTCGCGGGCCGATCGCGGAGAGTCCTTGCGCTCACGGCAGCCGGCCCGCCTTGCAGAGCAGGCCTGCGCCGTGCTGGAGTTCCATGAAGCCTTGATGGAGGACGCTGGATTGCGGGGCAAGGTCGTGGGGGAAGCCACCGCAGCGGTGGACGTGCCGCTGGTGCGCCGGGCTCTGTCCAACCTGTTGGGCAATGCCATCCGCTATGCGGCGAAGGAATCCACCATCGTCGTGGCCATTCGCCCGTGGGGCGACGGCGCGGAGATCGCCGTTGAAAATGAGGGCCCCCGCATCGCACCGGAGGCGCTCGACAGGCTGTTTGAGCGCTTTTACCGGGCGACATCGGCCCGCGATGGTTCGGACCAGCACCACGGCCTGGGATTGGCCATCGTGGACGCCATCGCGCGAATGCATGGCGGAAAAACCTTTGCCAGCAGCACGGCGCAGGTTACGCGCATCGGCTTCACCGTCAGCGCACCGCCTGCGGAATCGCCCGCGACGTCCTAA
- a CDS encoding heavy metal response regulator transcription factor has translation MRILVIEDEPKLGDYVKKGLEENGYVVDIARDGIQGRYLATQGDYSVILLDVMLPGVDGFGVLAAIRQGKDVPVLMVTARDQVEDRVRGLQQGADDYLVKPFAFSELLARVQALQRRGPLQEHTVLKLADLELDLVARKCHREGVRIDLTAKEFALLALLMRRQGRVLSRTTLAEQVWDMHFDSETNVVEVAVRRLRSKLDDPFAQRLLHTVRGMGYVLEDRGTP, from the coding sequence ATGCGCATACTGGTCATCGAAGACGAGCCCAAGCTGGGCGATTACGTCAAAAAAGGCTTGGAAGAAAACGGTTACGTGGTGGACATTGCCAGGGACGGCATCCAGGGCCGGTACCTCGCCACGCAGGGCGATTACTCGGTCATCCTGCTCGACGTGATGCTGCCCGGGGTGGATGGTTTCGGCGTGCTGGCCGCCATTCGGCAGGGCAAGGACGTGCCCGTATTGATGGTCACGGCCCGCGATCAGGTCGAGGATCGCGTCAGAGGTTTGCAGCAGGGCGCTGACGACTATCTGGTCAAGCCCTTCGCGTTCTCCGAACTGCTGGCGCGGGTGCAGGCCTTGCAGCGCAGGGGGCCGCTGCAGGAGCACACCGTGTTGAAACTGGCCGACCTGGAACTCGATCTGGTTGCACGCAAATGCCACCGTGAAGGCGTGCGGATCGACCTGACCGCCAAGGAGTTCGCCTTGCTCGCCTTGCTGATGCGCCGCCAGGGGCGCGTGCTGTCCCGAACGACGCTCGCCGAGCAAGTGTGGGACATGCACTTCGACAGCGAAACCAATGTGGTGGAAGTGGCCGTGCGGCGCCTGCGCAGCAAGCTGGACGATCCTTTTGCGCAACGGCTCTTGCACACGGTGCGCGGAATGGGCTACGTCCTGGAGGACCGGGGAACGCCATGA
- a CDS encoding TolC family protein, producing MHRHFVSLAAMAFAAFPVFSHSQTTPLPPPSTVQPRTVESSEPLSLATAVALAWQNNPDLSAVARARDAADAAIRQAGARPNPVLETTVEDLRQERRTTTVQISQPIELGGKRAARITAAERARDQAAAAALARRSELRAGVITAFFEVLAAQERVRLAQDSVTLAQRAVHAAANRVAAGKVSPLEETKAKVAESGVQVERLQAEGALRTARQQLAALWGNPKPAFAHAVGQLDALPTPPSSLEIEQRMHGAPSLVQARLEVDRRSALTALEQAKRVPDIAVTLGSKRSPDVGRNQWVVGVSIPLPIFDTNQGNLAEALSREEQARDELLSTELRTASEAAAALETLHASRIEAETLQRDALPGAESAYQAATKGFELGKFSFLEALDAQRTLLQVRTQTLRALAAAHRAASDLDRLLGHAGDDLPSPISFAR from the coding sequence ATGCACAGGCATTTCGTGTCGCTGGCCGCCATGGCTTTCGCGGCATTTCCGGTCTTTTCGCACAGCCAGACCACCCCGCTTCCTCCCCCGTCCACGGTGCAGCCACGCACCGTGGAATCGTCCGAGCCCTTGAGCCTTGCCACCGCGGTGGCACTGGCATGGCAGAACAATCCCGACCTGTCTGCCGTGGCGCGTGCGCGCGATGCGGCGGATGCTGCCATCCGGCAGGCGGGCGCACGGCCCAATCCTGTGCTGGAGACCACGGTGGAGGACCTGCGGCAGGAGCGCCGCACGACGACCGTGCAGATCAGCCAGCCGATCGAGCTGGGCGGCAAGCGAGCCGCCCGCATCACAGCCGCCGAGCGGGCGCGGGACCAGGCCGCCGCCGCCGCCCTGGCACGCCGATCAGAGCTTCGCGCGGGCGTGATCACCGCCTTCTTCGAAGTCCTGGCCGCGCAGGAGCGCGTCCGCCTGGCCCAGGACTCGGTCACGCTGGCACAGCGGGCGGTGCATGCCGCGGCCAACCGGGTGGCGGCCGGCAAGGTCTCGCCACTGGAGGAAACGAAGGCCAAGGTGGCCGAATCCGGCGTGCAGGTGGAGCGTTTGCAGGCCGAGGGCGCCCTGCGAACCGCAAGGCAGCAATTGGCCGCGCTGTGGGGCAATCCGAAGCCCGCCTTCGCCCATGCCGTGGGACAGCTCGATGCCTTGCCCACCCCACCGTCCAGCCTGGAGATCGAGCAGCGGATGCATGGCGCACCCTCTTTGGTTCAGGCACGGCTGGAAGTTGATCGGCGCAGTGCGCTGACGGCCCTGGAGCAGGCCAAGCGGGTGCCTGACATCGCAGTGACGCTGGGCAGCAAGCGAAGCCCCGACGTGGGCAGAAACCAGTGGGTGGTAGGCGTGTCCATTCCCCTGCCCATTTTCGACACCAACCAGGGCAACCTGGCCGAAGCGTTGAGCCGCGAGGAGCAGGCACGCGACGAACTGCTGTCCACCGAACTGCGCACGGCCTCCGAAGCGGCGGCGGCATTGGAGACCCTCCATGCGTCGCGCATCGAGGCCGAAACACTGCAGCGCGACGCCCTTCCCGGCGCGGAGAGCGCCTACCAGGCCGCGACCAAAGGGTTCGAACTGGGCAAGTTCAGTTTTCTGGAAGCCCTCGATGCGCAGCGCACGCTGCTGCAGGTGCGCACGCAGACGCTGCGCGCCCTGGCCGCCGCGCACCGCGCCGCCAGCGACCTGGACCGCTTGCTGGGGCATGCCGGCGACGACCTGCCCTCCCCCATTTCATTTGCCCGCTGA
- a CDS encoding YbeD family protein — MTQPPSTLPSDAPSATDPRKDSLIEYPSSFPIKVMGQKVDGFVHAVTELAHRFDPTFDASTIELRDSRAGNYLGVTITITATSREQLDDLYRALSSHPMVKVVL, encoded by the coding sequence ATGACACAGCCCCCTTCCACGCTCCCATCAGACGCCCCGTCCGCGACCGATCCCCGCAAGGATTCGCTCATCGAGTACCCCTCGTCGTTCCCCATCAAGGTCATGGGGCAGAAAGTGGATGGATTCGTCCACGCGGTGACGGAACTGGCGCACCGCTTCGACCCGACCTTCGACGCGTCGACCATCGAACTGCGCGACAGCCGCGCCGGTAATTACCTGGGCGTCACCATCACGATCACAGCCACCAGCCGCGAGCAGCTTGACGACCTTTACCGGGCGCTGTCCTCGCACCCGATGGTCAAGGTGGTGCTCTAA
- the atpE gene encoding F0F1 ATP synthase subunit C, translated as MENVLGLVALACGLIVGLGAIGASIGIALMGGKYLEASARQPELINELQTKMFILAGLIDAAFLIGVAIALLFAFANPFVLA; from the coding sequence ATGGAAAACGTTCTCGGTCTCGTCGCTCTGGCTTGTGGTCTGATCGTGGGTCTCGGCGCTATCGGCGCTTCGATCGGCATCGCACTGATGGGTGGCAAGTACCTCGAAGCGTCCGCTCGCCAGCCTGAGCTGATCAACGAACTGCAAACCAAGATGTTCATCTTGGCCGGTCTGATCGACGCCGCCTTCCTGATCGGCGTGGCCATCGCTCTGCTGTTCGCTTTCGCCAACCCCTTCGTCCTGGCCTAA
- a CDS encoding DUF4148 domain-containing protein, with the protein MTRSPAVFLFAAMSAAWVPLSASAASTLHSAPTEAGYTVHPQHAAQAKSRAQVLSELATARTDGTLVAMQWGLEVPSKEANAPSALTREQVRLEAERAAKGNLLRYGDH; encoded by the coding sequence ATGACCCGTTCCCCCGCCGTTTTTCTGTTCGCCGCCATGTCGGCTGCATGGGTGCCCTTGAGCGCTTCGGCGGCTAGCACCTTGCACAGCGCGCCCACCGAAGCCGGCTACACCGTGCATCCGCAGCATGCCGCCCAGGCAAAGTCGCGGGCGCAGGTCCTGTCGGAGCTGGCCACTGCCCGCACCGACGGCACCCTGGTGGCCATGCAGTGGGGCCTGGAGGTGCCCAGCAAAGAGGCCAATGCCCCGAGCGCGCTGACACGCGAGCAAGTGCGCCTGGAAGCCGAGCGCGCCGCCAAGGGCAACCTGCTGCGCTATGGCGACCATTGA
- the lipB gene encoding lipoyl(octanoyl) transferase LipB, whose product MEIRHLGLVDYLETLQGMQAFTQERTPQTPDALWICQHPPLYTQGLAGKADHVLAPGDIPIVATNRGGQVTFHGPGQVVAYPLLDLQRAGYFVKEYVYRIEESVIRTLAHFGVTGHRVGGAPGIYVRLDDPAGHAQLPQRPRKAEGLPATQAHDAPDFTGLGKIAALGIKVSRHCTYHGVALNVDMDLEPFSRINPCGYAGLQTVDLSTIGVHTTWEEAAEVLSQQLAIRLAP is encoded by the coding sequence ATGGAGATTCGCCACCTGGGCCTCGTGGACTATCTGGAGACGCTGCAGGGCATGCAGGCGTTCACGCAGGAGCGTACGCCCCAGACTCCCGATGCGCTGTGGATCTGCCAGCACCCGCCGCTCTACACGCAAGGGCTGGCCGGCAAGGCCGACCATGTACTGGCCCCTGGCGACATTCCCATCGTCGCCACCAATCGGGGCGGGCAGGTGACTTTCCATGGTCCGGGGCAGGTCGTGGCCTATCCGTTGCTGGATCTGCAGCGCGCCGGTTATTTCGTCAAGGAATACGTCTACCGCATCGAAGAATCGGTGATCCGGACGCTGGCCCATTTCGGCGTCACCGGGCACCGCGTGGGCGGGGCCCCGGGCATCTACGTGCGCCTGGACGACCCGGCAGGCCATGCCCAGCTGCCGCAGCGGCCACGCAAGGCCGAGGGTCTGCCAGCCACGCAAGCCCATGATGCCCCTGACTTCACCGGGCTGGGCAAGATCGCCGCACTGGGCATCAAGGTGTCGCGCCATTGCACCTACCACGGCGTGGCACTCAACGTGGACATGGACCTGGAACCCTTCTCGCGCATCAACCCTTGTGGCTACGCAGGGTTGCAAACGGTGGACCTTTCTACAATCGGGGTCCACACCACCTGGGAAGAAGCCGCCGAAGTGCTGAGCCAGCAGCTCGCCATTCGCCTGGCCCCCTGA
- a CDS encoding F0F1 ATP synthase subunit delta, with protein sequence MAELATIARPYAEALFKASTSQPGADLNGTVAWVEEVAAIAANPQLRQLADNPKVTSEQVFDVITGVVRGALPEAARNFLRVIIENGRVDALPEVAAQFRALVNRRNGSSDAVVFSAFALDAAALAGLDAVLEKRFGRKLNVSVQVDESLIGGVRVVVGDEVLDTSVKARLEQMKAALTA encoded by the coding sequence ATGGCAGAACTCGCCACCATTGCCCGCCCTTACGCGGAAGCCCTGTTCAAGGCCAGCACGTCCCAGCCGGGTGCCGACCTGAACGGCACCGTGGCCTGGGTGGAAGAAGTGGCGGCGATTGCCGCCAATCCCCAACTGCGCCAGCTGGCGGACAACCCCAAGGTGACCTCCGAACAGGTGTTCGACGTCATCACGGGCGTGGTTCGTGGCGCGCTGCCCGAGGCAGCCCGCAACTTCCTGCGCGTCATCATCGAGAACGGCCGTGTGGACGCGCTTCCCGAGGTGGCGGCCCAGTTCCGCGCGCTGGTGAATCGGCGTAACGGCTCTTCCGATGCCGTGGTGTTCAGCGCTTTTGCGCTGGACGCCGCCGCGTTGGCCGGCCTGGACGCGGTGCTCGAAAAGCGCTTCGGCCGCAAGCTGAATGTCTCGGTACAGGTGGACGAATCCCTGATCGGCGGCGTTCGCGTAGTCGTGGGAGACGAGGTGCTCGACACCTCCGTCAAAGCCCGTCTGGAACAAATGAAAGCGGCCCTCACTGCGTAA
- the atpA gene encoding F0F1 ATP synthase subunit alpha, which translates to MQLNPAEISELIKSRIEGLAASSDIRNQGTVVSVSDGIVRVHGLSDVMQGEMLEFPANKDGAPSYGLALNLERDSVGAVILGEYEHISEGDTVKCTGRILEVPVGPELVGRVVNALGQPIDGKGPINAKLTDVIEKVAPGVIARKSVDQPLQTGLKSIDSMVPVGRGQRELIIGDRQTGKTAVAIDAIIAQKGQGVTCIYVAIGQKASSIKNVVRSLEQAGAMEYTIVVAASASESAAMQYVSAYSGCTMGEYFRDRGEDALIVYDDLSKQAVAYRQVSLLLRRPPGREAYPGDVFYLHSRLLERAARVNADYVEAFTKGEVKGKTGSLTALPIIETQAGDVSAFVPTNVISITDGQIFLETSLFNAGIRPAINAGISVSRVGGAAQTKIIKSLSGGIRTDLAQYRELAAFAQFASDLDEATRKQLDRGARVTELLKQAQYSPLPISLMGATLFAVNKGFMDDIEVKKVLEFEHGLHQFLKSSHGPLLAKLEQAKAMDKDAEAELTAAIGAFKKSFA; encoded by the coding sequence ATGCAACTCAATCCCGCAGAAATTTCTGAACTGATCAAGAGCCGCATCGAAGGTCTGGCAGCCAGCAGCGATATCCGCAATCAGGGCACCGTGGTGTCCGTGTCCGACGGTATCGTGCGCGTGCACGGCCTGTCCGACGTGATGCAGGGCGAAATGCTGGAGTTCCCCGCCAACAAGGACGGTGCACCTTCCTACGGCCTGGCACTGAACCTCGAGCGCGACTCCGTCGGCGCCGTGATTCTGGGCGAGTACGAGCACATCTCCGAAGGCGACACCGTCAAGTGCACGGGCCGCATTCTGGAAGTGCCCGTGGGCCCCGAACTCGTGGGCCGCGTGGTGAACGCGCTGGGCCAGCCGATCGACGGCAAGGGTCCCATCAACGCCAAGCTCACCGACGTGATCGAAAAGGTCGCTCCGGGCGTGATCGCCCGTAAATCGGTGGACCAGCCCCTGCAGACCGGCCTGAAGTCCATCGACTCCATGGTGCCCGTGGGCCGTGGCCAGCGCGAGCTGATCATCGGTGACCGCCAGACCGGCAAGACGGCCGTCGCCATCGACGCCATCATTGCCCAGAAGGGCCAGGGCGTGACGTGTATCTACGTCGCCATCGGCCAGAAGGCATCGTCCATCAAGAACGTCGTGCGCTCGCTGGAGCAAGCCGGCGCGATGGAGTACACGATCGTGGTGGCCGCTTCGGCTTCCGAGTCCGCCGCCATGCAGTACGTGTCGGCCTACTCCGGCTGCACGATGGGCGAGTACTTCCGCGACCGCGGCGAAGACGCGCTGATCGTCTATGACGACCTGTCTAAGCAGGCCGTGGCCTACCGCCAGGTTTCGCTGCTGCTGCGCCGCCCACCAGGCCGCGAAGCCTACCCCGGCGACGTGTTCTATCTCCACAGCCGCCTGCTGGAGCGTGCCGCCCGCGTGAACGCCGACTACGTCGAGGCCTTCACCAAGGGTGAAGTCAAGGGCAAGACCGGTTCGCTGACCGCACTGCCGATCATCGAAACGCAAGCCGGCGACGTGTCCGCCTTCGTTCCGACCAACGTGATCTCGATCACGGACGGCCAGATCTTCCTGGAAACCAGCCTGTTCAACGCCGGTATCCGCCCCGCCATCAACGCCGGTATCTCGGTGTCGCGCGTCGGTGGTGCTGCCCAGACCAAGATCATCAAGAGCCTGTCCGGCGGTATCCGTACCGACCTGGCCCAGTACCGGGAACTGGCTGCGTTCGCGCAGTTCGCTTCCGACCTGGACGAAGCCACCCGCAAGCAGCTGGACCGCGGTGCCCGCGTGACCGAACTGCTCAAGCAAGCCCAGTACAGCCCGCTGCCCATCTCGTTGATGGGTGCGACGCTGTTCGCAGTGAACAAGGGCTTCATGGACGACATCGAAGTCAAGAAGGTGCTCGAGTTCGAACACGGCCTGCACCAGTTCCTGAAGTCCAGCCACGGCCCTCTGCTGGCCAAGCTGGAACAGGCGAAGGCCATGGACAAGGACGCTGAAGCCGAATTGACCGCCGCCATCGGCGCGTTCAAGAAGTCGTTCGCCTAA
- the atpB gene encoding F0F1 ATP synthase subunit A, protein MAAEAHAPTASEYIVHHLQHLQNIKQKSIVDFSVVNFDSVIVGLVLGFIALFVFWRAARTATSGVPGRFQAAVEILVEMVDNQAKANIHNAESRKFIAPLALTVFVWIFLMNAMDMLPVDLLPAIWAQIYGAAGHDPHHAYLRVVPTADLSTTLGLSFAVLVLCLYYSVKIKGLGGWAHELVTAPFGTSKNPVFALILGVVNLLMQIIEYIAKTVSHGMRLFGNMYAGELVFMLIALMGGAAAMSLSGVLLPLGHIIAGSIWAIFHILVITLQAFIFMMLALIYLGQAHEAH, encoded by the coding sequence ATGGCCGCAGAAGCGCATGCACCGACTGCCAGTGAATACATCGTTCACCACTTGCAGCATCTCCAGAACATCAAGCAGAAGTCCATTGTCGATTTCTCCGTGGTGAACTTCGATTCCGTGATCGTGGGTTTGGTTCTCGGTTTCATTGCACTTTTTGTCTTCTGGCGTGCCGCCCGCACGGCGACCTCCGGCGTGCCGGGCCGTTTCCAGGCTGCGGTGGAGATCCTGGTCGAGATGGTGGACAACCAGGCCAAGGCCAACATCCACAACGCTGAAAGCCGCAAGTTCATCGCTCCCCTGGCACTGACCGTGTTCGTCTGGATCTTCCTGATGAATGCCATGGACATGCTGCCGGTCGATCTGCTGCCCGCCATCTGGGCCCAGATCTACGGTGCCGCCGGCCATGATCCGCACCATGCCTACCTGCGTGTGGTGCCCACTGCCGATCTGTCCACCACCCTCGGTCTGTCATTCGCCGTGCTGGTGCTTTGCCTGTACTACAGCGTGAAGATCAAGGGCCTGGGCGGCTGGGCGCATGAACTGGTCACCGCACCGTTCGGCACCAGCAAGAATCCCGTCTTCGCCCTGATCCTGGGCGTGGTCAATCTGCTCATGCAGATCATTGAATACATTGCCAAGACCGTGTCGCATGGCATGCGGTTGTTCGGCAACATGTACGCTGGTGAGTTGGTGTTCATGCTGATTGCCCTGATGGGCGGTGCTGCTGCCATGTCGCTTTCCGGTGTGTTGCTCCCTCTGGGGCACATCATTGCAGGCTCGATCTGGGCGATCTTCCACATCCTGGTGATCACCCTGCAGGCCTTCATTTTCATGATGCTTGCGCTGATCTATCTCGGCCAGGCGCATGAAGCTCACTGA